The Oceanisphaera avium genome includes a region encoding these proteins:
- a CDS encoding alpha/beta hydrolase, translating to MQDCLTREYIADSSGAAYHISIWTPAGEPPTGGWPVVYVLDAKAMFATFVECIQRSGRRPDATGIGMAAVVGIAHGGERLFATEHRYRDYTFEPSSLIESTDSADKAGGAAFLSFIVDQLAPELATEFSLNPNHQSLFGHSLAGYFVLNALATRPHTFCHYAAISPSVWWQPAALTERLQRLDSAVSARVLIATGEWEGHPAPWIAEPERSALITRRAPRAMLEHAAAAAELLAQRLGAAQVRYRCFAEEDHSSVVMIGIQRSLRQFFE from the coding sequence ATGCAGGATTGCCTAACACGGGAATACATAGCCGACAGCAGCGGGGCGGCGTACCACATCAGTATTTGGACGCCGGCAGGAGAGCCGCCAACTGGCGGCTGGCCGGTGGTGTATGTGCTGGATGCCAAGGCCATGTTTGCCACCTTTGTGGAATGTATTCAGCGCAGTGGTCGCCGCCCCGATGCCACAGGTATTGGCATGGCGGCGGTAGTGGGCATAGCCCACGGCGGTGAGCGCTTATTTGCCACCGAGCACCGCTATCGGGATTATACCTTTGAGCCATCCTCTCTTATTGAGTCAACTGATTCTGCAGACAAGGCCGGCGGCGCAGCGTTTCTTAGCTTTATCGTTGATCAACTCGCCCCCGAACTCGCCACCGAATTCTCCCTTAACCCTAATCACCAATCCTTATTCGGCCACTCCCTAGCCGGCTACTTTGTACTGAATGCGCTAGCCACTCGGCCTCACACCTTTTGCCATTATGCCGCTATTAGCCCCTCGGTATGGTGGCAGCCAGCGGCATTAACTGAGCGCTTACAACGGCTTGACTCTGCAGTTAGCGCCCGAGTGTTAATTGCCACCGGCGAATGGGAAGGGCACCCCGCCCCCTGGATAGCCGAGCCTGAGCGTAGCGCGTTGATCACCAGACGCGCGCCCCGCGCCATGCTGGAGCACGCCGCCGCCGCTGCTGAACTGTTAGCCCAGCGTTTAGGCGCAGCACAGGTACGCTATCGCTGCTTTGCCGAAGAAGATCACAGCTCTGTGGTAATGATTGGCATACAGCGCAGCCTACGGCAATTCTTTGAATAA
- a CDS encoding ABC transporter ATP-binding protein: MSQINTEQGLVISGLSTGYRKRNIIQHISLPPLEAGGVYSLIGPNAAGKSTLMRALAGLQSAKGSVSLNGFELIGKPLADWARRVTYMPQTLPQGVSLNVLESVVSALRASPMEGDLSSQDIKQYAVSVLERVGIVDLALRNLGHLSGGQRQLVSLAQVLARNPKVLLLDEPISALDLKHQFRVMRLVQELARERSMIVLVVLHDLSVAARWSDGIMMLAKGAVVATGSPAEAITPATLGQVYGVQARVGHCEQGHMQVMIDDEL; the protein is encoded by the coding sequence ATGAGCCAAATTAATACTGAACAGGGATTAGTGATCAGCGGCTTGTCTACCGGCTATCGCAAACGCAATATTATTCAACATATCAGCCTGCCGCCGCTAGAAGCCGGCGGCGTCTATTCGCTAATTGGCCCCAATGCCGCCGGCAAGAGTACGCTAATGCGCGCACTGGCAGGTTTACAGTCTGCTAAAGGCTCGGTGAGCTTAAATGGCTTTGAGCTAATCGGTAAGCCGTTAGCGGATTGGGCGCGCCGCGTTACCTATATGCCGCAAACCTTGCCCCAAGGCGTGTCGCTCAATGTGCTTGAAAGTGTTGTCAGTGCGCTGCGCGCCTCACCCATGGAAGGTGACTTAAGCAGCCAAGACATTAAGCAGTACGCGGTCAGCGTACTAGAGCGAGTGGGCATAGTGGATTTAGCACTGCGCAACCTTGGCCACTTGTCCGGCGGTCAACGCCAACTGGTGTCTTTAGCCCAAGTGCTGGCTCGTAATCCCAAAGTCTTGCTGCTTGATGAACCGATCAGCGCCTTGGACTTAAAGCATCAATTTCGGGTAATGCGCCTAGTACAAGAGCTAGCGCGAGAGCGCAGTATGATAGTGCTGGTGGTACTGCACGACTTAAGCGTGGCCGCTCGTTGGTCCGACGGCATAATGATGCTGGCTAAAGGGGCAGTCGTCGCCACTGGCAGCCCCGCTGAGGCGATTACCCCCGCCACCCTTGGCCAAGTCTATGGCGTACAAGCCCGCGTCGGCCACTGCGAACAAGGCCACATGCAAGTCATGATCGACGACGAGCTATAA
- a CDS encoding FecCD family ABC transporter permease, whose amino-acid sequence MNTITATAQTAPSTSAAILSAYQGKVRWRLAILALLVLMCIGALVLDVITGPSSLSAAQVWGGLLDPSSVSNAQRTIIWNVRLPYALMAMLVGAALSLAGAEMQAILNNPLASPFTLGVSSAASFGAALAIVLGISLPFVPTEWMVSLNAFIFALGSVLLLQIMTRLRSSSVETMVLLGIALVFVFNALVAFVQFASSQAALQQLVFWSMGSLSRATWSNVGVLALVLLLVVPFSLLSAGKLTALRLGEDRARSFGINVGSLRFMALLRVSLLAATSVAFVGTIGFIGLVGPHIARLMLGEDHRFLLPGSILTGALIMALASATSKVLIPGVLLPVGIVTSIVGVPVFLLLIFWKPGGRA is encoded by the coding sequence TTGAACACGATAACTGCGACTGCGCAAACCGCACCTAGCACCAGCGCCGCCATCTTGAGTGCCTATCAAGGCAAGGTACGCTGGCGGCTGGCAATCTTGGCGCTCTTAGTATTAATGTGCATCGGCGCCTTAGTGCTGGACGTGATCACGGGCCCTTCCTCCTTAAGCGCCGCCCAAGTATGGGGCGGACTGTTAGACCCAAGTAGCGTCAGCAATGCCCAGCGCACCATTATCTGGAATGTGCGCCTGCCTTACGCCTTAATGGCCATGCTAGTGGGGGCGGCGCTGTCATTAGCCGGTGCCGAAATGCAGGCTATTTTAAATAACCCGCTAGCCAGCCCCTTTACGCTCGGCGTATCGTCGGCGGCCTCCTTTGGTGCGGCGCTGGCCATAGTGCTCGGCATCAGTTTGCCCTTTGTGCCCACCGAGTGGATGGTGTCATTAAACGCCTTTATCTTTGCGCTGGGCTCAGTGCTCTTATTGCAAATTATGACGAGATTGCGCAGTAGCAGTGTGGAAACCATGGTGCTACTGGGTATTGCCTTGGTGTTTGTATTTAATGCGCTGGTGGCCTTCGTGCAATTTGCCTCTTCCCAAGCGGCACTGCAGCAATTGGTGTTTTGGAGTATGGGCTCATTGTCTCGCGCCACTTGGAGCAATGTCGGCGTGTTAGCCTTGGTGCTGTTATTAGTGGTGCCGTTTTCTTTGTTATCGGCGGGCAAACTAACCGCGCTGCGTTTAGGGGAAGACCGTGCCCGCAGCTTTGGCATTAATGTGGGCAGCTTACGGTTTATGGCGCTGTTACGAGTCAGCTTATTAGCCGCAACCTCGGTGGCCTTTGTCGGCACTATCGGTTTTATCGGCTTGGTAGGCCCGCACATTGCGCGCTTGATGCTGGGCGAAGATCACCGCTTCTTATTGCCCGGCAGTATCTTAACCGGCGCGCTGATCATGGCATTGGCCTCGGCCACCAGTAAAGTCTTGATCCCCGGCGTCTTGCTGCCGGTAGGCATAGTCACCTCTATTGTGGGTGTGCCGGTATTCTTGCTGCTGATCTTCTGGAAGCCAGGAGGACGCGCATGA
- a CDS encoding ABC transporter substrate-binding protein codes for MKRNFSPKKSLAMAMFTLAAALCLSAVPLTASAAQTLTDLRGRTVEVPDQINSIAIDDSRFLLALSLLDKNPISHLAAWPKDINRLGDAYYQGLAKAFPAIDDLPLVSSSAESFDMESMLAAEPDVAVVSLSRGPTDAQVALLEASGIPVIFIDFFIDPFKHQAPSLELLAKLTGNEQQATDYLALREQHLAEISTRLAEHKNETSPTVFMEAHAGISQDCCFSPGTGGVGDYIEFVGGHNIGADVLAKASGKLNLEYIIASDPQLYIATGGPALEKNGGLVLGAGYSEAVAQAALTKVASRHGIADLSAVNQGRVHGLAHQLLNSPLDIVAVEVMAKWVHPELFADLDPAQTLQTINDDFLAVPYLGTNWIDLP; via the coding sequence ATGAAACGCAATTTTTCGCCTAAAAAGTCCTTAGCTATGGCTATGTTTACGCTGGCTGCCGCCTTGTGCTTGAGCGCAGTGCCGCTAACGGCGAGTGCGGCGCAAACGCTCACCGACTTGCGGGGCCGTACCGTTGAAGTACCCGACCAAATAAACAGCATTGCCATCGACGATAGCCGCTTCTTGCTGGCGCTGTCTTTGCTGGATAAAAACCCCATCAGTCATTTGGCTGCTTGGCCAAAAGACATTAACCGCTTAGGCGATGCCTATTACCAAGGACTCGCCAAAGCTTTTCCGGCCATCGACGATTTGCCCTTGGTCAGTAGCTCAGCTGAAAGCTTCGATATGGAGTCCATGCTGGCCGCCGAGCCCGATGTAGCCGTGGTGTCCTTGAGCCGTGGTCCTACCGATGCCCAAGTGGCACTGCTGGAAGCCTCGGGCATTCCGGTGATATTTATCGACTTTTTTATTGATCCCTTTAAGCATCAAGCCCCAAGCCTTGAGCTGCTGGCCAAATTGACCGGTAACGAGCAACAAGCCACCGACTATTTGGCACTGCGCGAGCAACACTTAGCAGAGATTTCCACGCGCTTAGCTGAACATAAAAATGAGACTAGTCCCACGGTATTTATGGAAGCCCACGCCGGCATTAGCCAAGACTGCTGTTTTTCACCGGGCACGGGTGGGGTAGGGGATTACATCGAGTTTGTCGGCGGCCATAATATCGGTGCCGACGTGCTAGCTAAGGCCTCGGGCAAGTTGAATTTGGAATACATTATTGCCAGCGACCCCCAGCTTTACATTGCGACCGGTGGTCCGGCATTAGAGAAAAACGGCGGCTTGGTATTGGGCGCGGGCTATAGCGAAGCCGTGGCCCAAGCGGCACTGACTAAAGTGGCCAGTCGCCACGGCATTGCAGATTTATCGGCGGTTAACCAAGGCCGAGTGCATGGCCTAGCCCATCAGTTACTAAATTCGCCGCTGGACATAGTCGCAGTAGAAGTAATGGCGAAATGGGTACATCCCGAACTGTTTGCGGACTTAGATCCCGCACAGACGCTGCAAACCATTAACGATGACTTTTTAGCTGTGCCTTACTTGGGTACCAACTGGATAGATTTGCCTTAG
- a CDS encoding 2,3-dihydro-2,3-dihydroxybenzoate dehydrogenase: MQLTGFNGTVALVTGAGGGIGAALVKQLRDSGCTVVATDISAPVFEPNSEQRTPVYTLALDVTDAKAVDALVAKVEQDIGPIGFGINVAGILQFGTVDTIDDDSWRRTFAVNCDGVFYVCRALARVMSPRRQGVMVTVGSNAAGIPRHAMAAYGASKAASAMFMRCLGLELAPLGIRCNSVAPGSTLTPMQTGMWADETGEQRVIEGLPEVYKTGIPLGKMARPEDVANAVMFLLSDQAGHIVMDDLYVDGGATLRA; this comes from the coding sequence ATGCAGCTAACAGGATTTAACGGCACTGTCGCCTTGGTCACCGGTGCCGGTGGCGGCATAGGCGCGGCCTTAGTCAAGCAACTGCGAGACAGCGGCTGCACAGTGGTGGCCACGGATATTAGTGCACCCGTCTTTGAGCCGAACAGCGAGCAGCGCACGCCGGTTTATACCCTGGCGCTGGATGTTACTGACGCCAAGGCCGTGGATGCCTTGGTGGCCAAGGTAGAGCAAGACATTGGCCCCATCGGCTTTGGCATCAACGTGGCCGGTATACTGCAATTTGGTACCGTGGACACTATCGATGATGACAGTTGGCGGCGCACCTTTGCGGTAAATTGTGATGGCGTGTTTTACGTGTGCCGCGCCTTGGCCAGAGTGATGAGCCCCCGTCGCCAAGGTGTTATGGTAACGGTGGGTTCAAACGCCGCCGGCATCCCGCGCCACGCCATGGCCGCATACGGTGCCTCTAAGGCCGCCAGCGCCATGTTTATGCGCTGCCTTGGTTTAGAATTGGCACCACTGGGCATTCGGTGCAATAGCGTGGCGCCAGGCTCGACCCTTACCCCCATGCAAACCGGCATGTGGGCGGATGAGACGGGCGAACAACGAGTGATAGAGGGTTTGCCCGAGGTATATAAAACCGGCATTCCGTTAGGTAAAATGGCCCGTCCAGAAGATGTGGCCAATGCGGTGATGTTTTTATTGTCCGATCAAGCCGGCCACATAGTTATGGACGATCTCTACGTAGACGGCGGCGCCACGTTAAGAGCTTAG
- a CDS encoding non-ribosomal peptide synthetase gives MEHARQPLTAALLLTEALPLTEAQTGLWFAQRLAPLNPAFNTAHVLWLAGDLNIAAFMAAANQAVTEAESLSLRFAYSEGSPQQWRDTSATPLLEVVDLSDQYQTFAAAKAAAQAQMQADYLTPLDPTRDRLAKQQLFILSQHDGEQHFAWYMRVHHLVNDGYGIALLAERVHALYHGDHTSREFAPLEPVLAEDAAYQDSARRTKDAAYWQQALRELPPPASLAGESGMGSGYQCHRKTVALDSALMAELQQVAEREQLPWPDVLTAFTGEYCRRHTDSEGINEAIVGVPFMGRLGSKSARLPAMVMNVLPLALRDLSLHDEQTAQSKQVAQGEEAEQVRCLSYFLQYTARELTRGRRHGRYRGEQIRRDLGLMGGQRRLYGPLINVQPFYSPLLWPALTTQLDILSTGPVDDMTLGFRGDAKAALDLEIEASAALYSQADVNDHAARLPAFLRSAFAVYQANGQLQDIQLATAGEAKRYVTEVNATEHSVPSTSLVALYEAQMAATPEASALVFNGVRLTYSELEIRTRALALQLIEQGVSADSLVAVALPRSFELVIALVAIQRAGGAYLPLDAAQPDERLTRILNSAKPVCVLSQETARFRNLAQAVLAPQDWQANSTQSLAVAVAPNTAAYVIYTSGSTGEPKGVVIEHQAIVNRLLWMQDYFAIDAKEHILQKTPATFDVSVWEFFLPLISGAQLVIAPPDAHQDPRLIADLIREYDITTLHFVPSMLAAFLATPSISDLKPKRVIVSGEALSASLRDRFHQSLNAQLFNLYGPTEAAVDVSVWEASSADTSSSVPIGVPVWNTQLYVLDSQLRPLPPGVAGDLYLGGVQLARGYLGQPELTAATFIDHPFVKGERLYKSGDVARFRRDGAVEYLGRSDDQVKLRGLRIELGDINHALSQAPSIARAHVLLQRDVLRTVNGAEPKLVAYIEPTASAQTTQLEAQVLRAHLAGKLPEYMVPSVFVTVHDWPLSANGKLNRKALPEPNIAQSAGGELNSDTERALAQLFAEQLHIEQAIGSEDDFFALGGDSLSAVHLLLAIQARWHWDPGFGALFANPTVAGLAALIDAPQDQADDGLGAYVRLSEGDASLAPLFTIHPAGGIAWNYRELAQTLAPKRTVYGLQSPALQLSAQQLPTQQALNQPAMEESIDALGARYVATLTTLYPSGPVHLVGWSVGGIIAHAMAICLRQQGREVGVLALLDAYPAECWRAEPEPSPVAALRALLAIAGYDPERHLELDSREKIVAFLRQGDSTLGNLPEAALDGVVRAVTSTNLLVRGHYHGRFDGTLMHLRAALDHVSKPQLQSSLWNEYAANIEAIALPYLHAEMTSRDASARIAPLLAARMAQFEPAAINTHHTAQLQETSCS, from the coding sequence ATGGAACACGCTCGCCAGCCTTTAACCGCAGCGCTGCTTTTAACAGAAGCTTTGCCTTTAACCGAAGCCCAGACGGGCCTGTGGTTTGCGCAGCGCTTGGCACCTCTTAATCCGGCGTTTAACACCGCCCACGTGCTGTGGCTGGCGGGCGATCTCAATATTGCGGCCTTTATGGCCGCTGCTAATCAAGCGGTCACCGAGGCCGAAAGCCTAAGCCTGCGTTTTGCTTATAGCGAGGGTTCTCCTCAACAATGGCGGGATACCAGTGCCACCCCTTTATTGGAAGTGGTGGACTTGAGTGACCAATATCAAACGTTTGCTGCCGCCAAGGCCGCAGCCCAAGCTCAGATGCAGGCAGATTATTTAACGCCGCTAGATCCCACCCGCGACCGACTGGCCAAGCAGCAGTTATTCATTTTAAGCCAGCACGACGGCGAGCAGCACTTTGCTTGGTATATGCGAGTGCATCATCTGGTGAACGACGGCTATGGCATAGCTTTGCTGGCCGAGCGCGTGCATGCCCTCTATCACGGTGATCATACCAGCCGTGAGTTTGCGCCCCTTGAGCCAGTACTTGCGGAAGACGCGGCGTACCAAGACTCAGCGCGGCGCACTAAAGATGCCGCCTATTGGCAACAAGCCTTGCGTGAGCTGCCACCTCCAGCCAGTTTGGCAGGCGAGTCCGGTATGGGCTCCGGCTATCAGTGTCACCGTAAAACCGTGGCGCTAGACTCGGCACTGATGGCAGAGCTGCAGCAGGTTGCCGAGCGCGAACAGCTGCCCTGGCCTGATGTTTTAACTGCCTTTACTGGTGAATATTGCCGTCGCCATACGGATAGCGAGGGCATCAATGAGGCCATAGTCGGCGTGCCCTTTATGGGTCGCTTGGGCAGCAAATCGGCACGACTGCCGGCCATGGTGATGAACGTCTTGCCGCTGGCGCTGCGGGATCTCTCTTTACACGATGAGCAAACAGCCCAGAGCAAGCAAGTAGCCCAAGGTGAGGAAGCTGAGCAAGTCCGCTGCTTAAGCTATTTCTTGCAATACACGGCTCGCGAGCTAACGCGTGGCCGCCGCCATGGCCGATATCGCGGTGAACAAATACGTCGTGATTTAGGGCTAATGGGTGGCCAACGCCGCCTCTATGGCCCGCTGATTAATGTGCAGCCCTTTTATAGCCCACTGCTTTGGCCTGCGCTCACTACTCAATTAGATATTCTTTCTACCGGCCCGGTGGACGATATGACGCTGGGCTTTCGTGGTGATGCTAAAGCCGCGCTCGATTTAGAAATTGAAGCCAGTGCCGCCTTATATAGCCAAGCTGATGTTAATGATCACGCGGCGCGCTTACCGGCATTTTTACGCTCCGCCTTCGCCGTTTATCAGGCTAACGGTCAGTTGCAAGATATTCAACTTGCCACAGCTGGCGAGGCCAAGCGTTATGTGACTGAGGTAAATGCCACCGAGCATAGCGTGCCCAGCACCAGCTTAGTGGCCTTGTATGAGGCGCAAATGGCGGCCACGCCCGAGGCCAGCGCCTTGGTATTTAACGGCGTACGCCTCACTTACTCAGAGTTAGAAATTCGCACTCGTGCCTTAGCGCTTCAGCTAATAGAGCAGGGCGTTAGCGCCGATTCGTTAGTGGCGGTGGCCTTGCCCCGTTCATTTGAGCTAGTGATAGCATTGGTGGCCATTCAGCGCGCGGGTGGTGCTTATTTACCGCTAGATGCGGCGCAACCCGATGAGCGCTTAACGCGCATTTTAAACTCCGCCAAACCGGTGTGTGTGTTAAGCCAAGAGACGGCACGCTTTCGCAATTTAGCCCAAGCCGTATTAGCGCCCCAAGACTGGCAGGCCAACAGCACACAATCATTAGCCGTAGCGGTGGCGCCTAATACCGCAGCTTATGTGATTTATACCTCGGGCTCCACCGGCGAGCCCAAAGGCGTGGTCATTGAACACCAAGCCATCGTTAATCGCTTATTATGGATGCAAGATTACTTTGCCATAGATGCCAAGGAGCACATCTTACAAAAAACTCCGGCCACCTTCGATGTGTCGGTATGGGAGTTCTTTTTACCGCTAATCAGCGGTGCCCAATTGGTGATAGCGCCGCCCGATGCCCATCAAGATCCGCGCCTCATTGCCGATCTTATCCGCGAATACGATATTACCACGCTGCATTTTGTGCCCTCCATGTTGGCGGCGTTTTTAGCCACGCCTAGCATCAGTGATCTTAAACCTAAGCGGGTGATCGTCAGCGGCGAGGCGCTCAGTGCCAGCTTGCGCGATCGCTTTCATCAGAGTTTAAACGCGCAACTGTTCAATCTCTATGGCCCCACCGAAGCGGCGGTGGATGTTAGCGTCTGGGAAGCCAGCAGTGCCGATACCAGTAGCTCGGTGCCGATTGGGGTGCCGGTGTGGAATACCCAGCTTTATGTATTAGATAGCCAACTGCGGCCTTTGCCACCGGGCGTGGCCGGTGATCTTTACTTGGGCGGCGTGCAATTAGCGCGCGGCTACTTGGGCCAGCCGGAGCTCACTGCCGCCACCTTTATTGACCATCCCTTCGTTAAAGGTGAACGACTCTATAAGAGTGGCGATGTGGCGCGTTTTCGCCGCGACGGCGCGGTAGAATATTTGGGCCGCAGCGACGATCAAGTCAAGCTAAGAGGCCTGCGCATCGAGCTTGGGGATATTAATCATGCCCTAAGCCAAGCGCCCAGTATCGCCAGGGCACATGTCTTACTACAAAGAGACGTATTGCGAACGGTGAACGGCGCCGAGCCCAAACTGGTTGCCTACATTGAGCCCACAGCGAGCGCTCAAACTACGCAATTAGAAGCGCAAGTGCTGCGCGCCCATCTGGCAGGAAAATTGCCGGAATACATGGTGCCGAGTGTCTTTGTCACGGTACATGACTGGCCGTTATCGGCCAACGGCAAGCTGAACCGTAAAGCCTTGCCCGAGCCTAACATTGCCCAGTCTGCGGGTGGCGAGCTTAATAGCGACACCGAACGTGCATTAGCGCAGCTTTTTGCCGAGCAATTACATATTGAACAGGCCATAGGTAGTGAGGATGACTTCTTTGCCCTCGGTGGCGACTCACTCTCGGCGGTGCACTTACTGTTGGCCATTCAAGCCCGTTGGCACTGGGATCCGGGCTTTGGTGCCTTGTTTGCCAATCCCACTGTGGCGGGACTCGCCGCACTGATAGATGCGCCTCAAGACCAAGCCGATGACGGCTTAGGCGCCTATGTGCGTTTAAGCGAAGGTGATGCGAGCTTAGCGCCGTTATTTACCATACATCCCGCCGGTGGCATTGCCTGGAACTACCGAGAATTGGCGCAGACCCTTGCGCCCAAGCGCACCGTTTATGGTTTGCAATCACCGGCGCTGCAATTATCTGCACAACAATTACCTACACAACAAGCGCTAAATCAACCGGCCATGGAAGAAAGCATAGATGCGCTGGGCGCCCGTTATGTGGCCACGCTCACCACCTTATATCCCAGCGGTCCCGTGCATTTAGTGGGCTGGTCGGTGGGTGGCATTATTGCCCATGCCATGGCCATTTGTTTACGCCAGCAAGGCCGAGAAGTGGGCGTCTTAGCGCTACTGGATGCTTATCCTGCCGAGTGCTGGCGCGCCGAGCCGGAGCCTAGCCCAGTGGCGGCGTTGCGTGCTTTATTGGCCATTGCCGGTTACGATCCCGAGCGTCACTTAGAGCTGGATAGCCGTGAAAAAATAGTGGCTTTTTTGCGCCAAGGCGACAGCACCTTAGGCAATCTGCCCGAAGCCGCCTTAGACGGCGTAGTGCGCGCCGTAACCAGCACTAATTTGTTGGTGCGCGGTCATTATCATGGCCGTTTCGATGGCACCCTGATGCACCTGCGCGCCGCGCTAGATCATGTTTCTAAGCCTCAGCTGCAATCGAGTTTATGGAATGAGTATGCAGCCAACATTGAAGCCATAGCATTGCCTTACTTACACGCCGAAATGACCAGTCGAGATGCCAGCGCGCGTATTGCACCGCTGTTAGCAGCGCGCATGGCCCAATTTGAGCCAGCGGCCATCAACACTCACCACACAGCACAATTACAGGAAACCTCATGCAGCTAA
- a CDS encoding phosphopantetheine-binding protein, with protein sequence MTTHVNIQAETQAETQAPLTLEQMRIDIARLVNEAPEELELDDNLLDWGLDSMRIFNVSVEWNKTGLELRFADLAETPTLDGWWEIVQRQQRDLAAGKDLLAMANAAGGAR encoded by the coding sequence ATGACCACTCACGTTAACATTCAAGCCGAAACCCAAGCCGAAACTCAAGCCCCGCTGACCCTCGAGCAGATGCGCATCGACATTGCGCGACTTGTAAATGAAGCACCGGAAGAGCTCGAGCTAGACGATAACTTGCTCGACTGGGGCCTAGACTCGATGCGCATCTTTAATGTGTCGGTGGAATGGAATAAGACCGGCCTAGAGCTGCGTTTTGCCGACTTAGCAGAAACGCCTACCTTAGACGGCTGGTGGGAAATTGTGCAACGCCAACAGCGCGACCTGGCCGCGGGCAAAGACTTATTAGCCATGGCCAATGCGGCAGGAGGCGCACGCTAG
- a CDS encoding isochorismatase family protein produces the protein MALPTIEEYALPSAAELPTPRAPWTPSASRCALLVHDMQQYFLAPFAKDASPLAPAIANMARIISQCRALQIPIFYTAQKGNQQRGGRGLQADLWGPGMRAIAEHEAIIDELAPKLGEQVLHKHRYSAFQRSNLAALMRAKGRDQLLVTGVYTHIGCTATVAEAFQLDIEPFIIADAGADFSREDHLYALRWIARTCGVALTTDQLLEAIV, from the coding sequence ATGGCTCTGCCTACCATAGAAGAGTATGCGCTGCCGAGTGCCGCCGAGCTGCCAACGCCGCGCGCCCCTTGGACACCTTCGGCCTCGCGCTGTGCGCTCTTAGTGCACGATATGCAGCAGTATTTTTTAGCACCCTTTGCCAAAGATGCCTCACCACTGGCGCCGGCTATCGCCAATATGGCGCGCATTATTAGCCAGTGCCGCGCGCTACAAATACCCATTTTTTATACGGCACAAAAAGGCAATCAACAGCGTGGCGGCCGTGGTCTACAAGCAGACTTATGGGGTCCAGGCATGCGTGCCATTGCCGAGCACGAAGCTATTATTGATGAGCTGGCGCCAAAACTGGGTGAGCAGGTGTTGCATAAGCACAGATACAGCGCCTTTCAGCGCAGCAACTTGGCGGCACTGATGCGTGCTAAAGGTCGTGACCAGTTATTGGTGACCGGCGTGTACACTCATATCGGTTGTACCGCGACCGTGGCTGAGGCGTTTCAGTTAGACATAGAGCCTTTTATTATTGCCGATGCGGGGGCCGATTTTAGCCGAGAAGATCACCTTTATGCACTGCGCTGGATTGCCCGCACCTGTGGCGTGGCGCTGACTACCGACCAATTATTAGAGGCCATCGTATAA